One Candidatus Nitronauta litoralis genomic window, CTTCCCAGAAACCAAAAAAGAAAGCCCTGAAAACGGTTCGTTATGAAAAACAGGTGCCGGGTCATCACATTCAAGTCGATGTGAAGTTTCTTATATTTCCCCAACCAGACGGATCGAAGATCAAACGGTACCAATACACGGCGATTGACGATGCCACTCGAATCAGGGCTTTAAAGGTCTACAAAAAACACACGCAAAAGAATGCGATCAATTTCATCGATTATGTGATCGACAAGTTTCCCTTTCGAATCCAAACTGTCCGGACCGACAACGGGCACGAGTTCCAATCAAAATTCCACAGGCACGTAGAGGATAGAGGCATTCGCCATCATTACATCAAACCGGGTACTCCGCGCCTCAACGGTAAGGTCGAACGTTCCCACAAAACTGATAAGCAGGAGTTCTATCAGCTACTGGAATATACGGATGACGTGGACTTGAATAAAAAGCTCGAAGAATGGGAAAACTTCTACAACTGCCATAGACCTCACGGAGCGTTTAAAGGGAAAACCCCGTATGAAATCCTGAAAGAAAAAATGGCCAGTTGAAGAGCTGTGGACCCTGTGAGAAAATGCTACGCATTTTCCACAAGTCCACAGCCTGACTGTTAACCTATTTCGCGGCTCTCACAGATTGAAATAAAACCTCCCACAAAACAGACTTTCAAAATGTTTGACAGTATCTGGTTTTCCCCCTGACAATCCCCCCCCCAATGGATCGGGCGCAGGCTATGGGGTTTTGGGGGGGGTAATCCGATTTATCATGGGACTGCGTATGATTTTGAGGCGTTTGATCCTGCTCTGCCTGGTAAGACGAGTAGGTCTTTAACGTCACGGGTAGGAGTTGCCACGGCCCCTGGCCCGCATAATGCAAATGTTTTTGTTCATCTGGCGGAGAAGAAATCGGGTAATGGTCAAAGAATCCTACCCCTTTTACACCGCTCCAAAACTGTCGTAAATTTGACATTAGAATCTCGTTTTAAAGATGGGAAAGTAGCGGCTAACTTAGCGGATCAATGAAAAAAACTCATGGCGATGAATCATCGGGTTTCTCTGCCGAACCAGATGACCCGGCCTTCTATTTTAAAAGCATCCTGTGATTCTGTAGTGGCTCTGTATTTTGAATTGTCACTGATAATAGAGATTTTACCTGACGAGGGATTCAACTGAAGTCGTTTTACAAGAAGCAACTCCCCCCATTTGATTGCAAAAATTCCGCCGCCTGGCCCAACCGTAATTTCATTTTTATTAATCAGGACAATGTCATTTTCCACAAGAGTCGGCTCCATGCTGTCACCTTCCACACGCATGACAAACAGTTGCCTCACCCCGCCAAACTTTTCCAACCAGTCATTTCTGAATGCCAGTTGAAAATCCATTTCGTTTGACGCAATCAATCCGGTACCTGCACTGATCGCCCCCTTCTTTTTCTCAACCATGGAGAATTGCCCGGGAACTCCTTCCCCCTGATCGAACCCAAGAACATTGCCAGCGGAATCAGCGGAATCGTCCTGAAAGCATTCCATACCTACGCCAAGCACCTTGCACAAAGCCTGCAGATTCTTCCCGCTTGGGGAATAAGTCCCCTTTTCCCAGTTGCTGATTTGCTGAGGTGAGGCTTTGCGACCTTCACGAACCAAAGCAAGTGCCAATTCTCTCTGGTTCAAGCCCTTAAGTTTTCTAGCCTTTTTCAGCTTATGTGAAAAATTCATAAATTTTTATGTTTTTTGGTTGACAGTTTTATAATTTTACAGTTTAATCATAATTAATCAAGCTAAAAATAAATAGAAAACATTACTTTTCTGGCTGGCAGCGAAGCTCCAACTATTTGCAGTTCCTGTAATTACCAGATCAGTTTTGTGAAAAGGAGGAACCATGGATAAAAAGCAGTCATTTTTTATGATCAGTTTTATCGGAATAGCTTTATTGACTCCTCTTGCAATTAGCGGTTGTTCCGTGGGCATGGCAATGAGCGGGAAGAAAGATCCCAATCTAGGCATGGTTCGAGTGGGTTCTACACGGGGAGAGGTGGAACTGACTCTTGGTTCTCCTGTTAAGGCGGTCACCCTCA contains:
- a CDS encoding helix-turn-helix domain-containing protein, coding for MNFSHKLKKARKLKGLNQRELALALVREGRKASPQQISNWEKGTYSPSGKNLQALCKVLGVGMECFQDDSADSAGNVLGFDQGEGVPGQFSMVEKKKGAISAGTGLIASNEMDFQLAFRNDWLEKFGGVRQLFVMRVEGDSMEPTLVENDIVLINKNEITVGPGGGIFAIKWGELLLVKRLQLNPSSGKISIISDNSKYRATTESQDAFKIEGRVIWFGRETR